A single Larimichthys crocea isolate SSNF chromosome VIII, L_crocea_2.0, whole genome shotgun sequence DNA region contains:
- the LOC104934957 gene encoding hyaluronan and proteoglycan link protein 1: MIPVLICALLSLSVADSDLDTLYPELEHSRTIYVTENGPRLSVSAEQLKVVSRRGGNATLPCKIQRDQSLAPNRKMRIKWTKLTSDYLKEVDVFVAMDYHKRSYGSFHGRVHLQGSSPMDASLVITEITLEDYGRYKCEVIDGLEDGTVVVSLDLEGVVFPYFPRLGRYNLNFYDGERACRDQDAIVASFDQLYEAWRGKLDWCNAGWLSDGTVQYPITTPREPCGGKNTVPGVRNYGLRDKDKNHYDVFCFTSHYKGRFYYLIHPSKLTYDEAVRACQKDGAQIAKVGQMYAAWKLHGYDRCDAGWLADGSVRYPISRPRRRCSPTEAAVRFHGFPDKKHKLYGVYCFKGHN, from the exons ATGATTCCTGTGCTGATCTGTGCTTTGCTTTCACTGAGCGTGGCCGACAGTGACTTGGACACTCTGTATCCGGAGCTGGAGCACTCCAGGACCATCTATGTGACAG AGAACGGCCCTCGACTGTCGGTGTCGGCAGAACAGTTGAAGGTGGTGTCGAGGCGAGGCGGAAACGCTACTTTACCATGCAAGATCCAAAGGGACCAATCACTGGCACCGAATCGCAAGATGAGGATCAAGTGGACCAAGCTGACCTCAGACTACCTGAAAGAG GTGGACGTTTTTGTCGCCATGGATTATCACAAAAGGAGTTACGGCAGTTTCCACGGACGCGTCCACCTCCAAGGCTCCTCCCCGATGGACGCCTCCCTGGTCATCACAGAAATCACCCTGGAGGATTACGGGAGATACAAATGTGAAGTTATCGACGGGCTAGAAGACGGAACGGTGGTAGTGTCTCTCGACCTGGAAG GCGTCGTCTTCCCCTACTTCCCCCGCCTGGGTCGCTACAACCTGAATTTCTACGACGGCGAGCGGGCGTGTCGGGACCAGGACGCCATCGTGGCGTCCTTTGATCAGCTGTATGAGGCGTGGCGAGGAAAGCTGGACTGGTGCAACGCCGGATGGCTGAGCGACGGCACGGTCCAGTATCCCATCACCACCCCGAGAGAACCCTGCGGAGGGAAGAACACGGTGCCGGGCGTCCGCAACTATGGACTGAGAGACAAGGACAAGAACCACTACGACGTGTTCTGCTTCACCTCACActacaaag GTCGGTTCTACTACCTGATCCACCCCTCTAAGTTGACCTACGACGAGGCGGTGAGGGCGTGCCAGAAAGACGGCGCCCAGATCGCCAAAGTCGGCCAGATGTACGCCGCCTGGAAGCTGCACGGCTACGACCGCTGCGATGCCGGCTGGTTGGCCGACGGCAGCGTCCGTTATCCCATCTCCCGCCCGCGCCGGCGCTGCAGCCCCACGGAGGCCGCCGTGAGGTTCCACGGCTTCCCCGACAAGAAGCACAAGCTGTACGGAGTGTACTGCTTCAAGGGCCACAACTGA